CGCTACCAAACTGCGCTACGCCCCGAGGGTCGCGTTCTGCTGGAACGCGGTGGATGGACGAACGGCGGAGCGCCCGAGTCGGGAGCGCCCCGCCGCGTGGTCCTCAGCCCTTGGCTGCCTTGTGCTTCTTGAGCTCTTCCGTCAGCGCGGGGACGGCCTGGAACAGGTCCGCCACCAAGCCGTAGTCGGAGATCTGGAAGATGGGCGCCTCGGGATCCTTGTTGATCGCGACGATGGTCTTGGAGCCCTTCATGCCGGCGATGTGCTGAATGGCACCGCTGATGCCGATGGCGATGTACAGCTGCGGGGCGACGATCTTGCCCGTCTGACCCACCTGGAAATCTCCGGGGGCGTAGCCCGCGTCGCAAGCGGCGCGGCTGGCACCGATGGCGGCGCCGAGTACGTCTGCGAGGGGCTCGATGATCTCGAAGAACTTCTCCTTGATGGCACGACCACCGGACACCACGTTCGCGGCTTCGGTGAGCTCCGGGCGCTCGCTCTTCACGGTCTCGAGACCCACGAACTCGATGCGCGCCGCGGCCTCTTCTGCTGCGACCTTGGCCACGTCCTCCACGGGGGAAGACCCGCCGCTCGCCGCCGCCGGATCGAACTCGCTCTGGCGGCAGCTGGCGACCTGGACCGCCGTCGACAGCTGGCAGTAGCCGATGGCGTTGCCGGCGAACATGGGTCGCTTGAAGGTGAGCTTGCCGCCTTCCGCCACCACGCCGGAGCAGTCACCCGCGTAGGAGGCGTCGAGGCGAGCGGCCACCCGTGGCATCAAGTCCTTACCGAAGCTGGAAGCCGTGGCCACGATCAGCCCGAAGCCCTTGCCCACTTCGGCGACCGTGGGCGCGTAGTGCTCCGCCACGTAGTCCTTGAGCGAAGCGTCCTCGCACACCAACACCTTGGTGGCGCCGAAGGCCGCGAGCTCGCCCGCGGCGGCTTTGGCCTGAGCGCCGAGCACGAGGATGGAGAAGGAGCCGCCCAGGATGGCGCCGGCTTCCTTCGCGAACGTGATGGCCGAGTGCGTGGTCTTGCGGACCTTGCCGTCCTCGGTGAGCTCTGCAACGACGAGTACGTCTGCCATGTCTCTTGCTCCTCCTCAGATGACCTTCGCCTCGGAGGCGAGCTTCTCGACGAGCTCCTGCACGTCTTTGACCTTCACGCCGGCCTTGCGAGCGGGCGGCGCTTCGAACTTCACGTAGGTGGTGGTGGAGGCGGCGCCGCCAGCCAAGTCGGCGAGGTTCTTCACCGCGAGGGGCTTCTTCTTGGCCTGCATGATGGCCGGCAGCGGAGCGAAGCGAACCTCTTCGTAGGGGTACTTGAAGCTCGCGTCCGTCAGCGTGGAGTGCACGCTGTCCGGCGCCACGATGCGCAGATCCACCGTGACGATGGCCGGGTACTTCACCCGGACCTTGGCCACGCCGCCGTCGACCTCGCGGTCGACGAGAAGGCCGTCCGCCTCCTGCTTGATGGTGGCGGCGAAGGTGGCCATCGGCCAACCGAGGAGCTCGGCCAGGGCCTGCCCCACCATGTTGTTCTCGCCATCGACGACCTGCTTGCCCATCACGACCAGGTCGGGCTTCTCTTCTTCGACGAGCTTCTTCAGCGCGAGAGCCACGAGGCGGCCGTCGAGGGCCTCGTCCGTGGTCTCCACGCGGATGGCGCGGTCTGCGCCCGTCGCCAAGGCAGAGCGCAGGTTGGTTTCGGTCTCTTTGGGACCGAGGGTGATGACCACGACCTCGCCTTCGCGCTTCTTCGGGGTCTTACCGTTTTCGGTCAGACGCAGCGCCGTCTCGAGGGCGTACAGATCGAAGGGATTGATCTGCCATTCGAGACCGCTGGTATCGATCTTGTCGCCCGAGGGCGGGATCTTGACCTTGTTGTGGTTGGCGGGGTCTGCCACCCGCTTGAGGGGGACCAAGATCTTCACGACGTGACCTCCTTGAGGGGGCTTTCCGCACGGCAGGCCCGAGGCGAAGCCGTGCTGGGAAGGGAGTGGGCACCACCGGCCTGGCGGCCGAAGCGCGAGACTGGTGGCCGCCGTGGGGGTTAATGCCTGAGAAGCGCTGCGTCAATCGCGCACGCTGACCACAGTCACCCGTGCTCCGCCGAGGAGCGGACGCTCGGACGGAAGATGGGGTGAACCCGGGGATCGTTGGGGGGCATACTCGGGCCCCATCATGGCCCTCTCCACCGATTGTCTGGTCCTCGGCAGCGGCATCGCCGGGCTTTCCTTCGCCCTCAAGGCGGCCGAGCACGGTGAGGTCACCGTGGTCACCAAACGTGCTCGAGACGACTCGTCCACTGCCTGGGCCCAGGGCGGCATCGCGGCGGTGCTGTCTCCGGACGACAGCTTCGAGCAGCACGTGCGCGACACCCTCACGGCGGGGGCCGGGATGTGTCACGACGTCGTGGTCGAGCTGTGCGTGAAGGAAGGGCCGGATGCGGTTCGCTGGTTGATCGAGACCGGGGTCGAATTCTCTCGCGCCGAAGACGGCGAGCTCGATCTGGGACGTGAGGGAGGGCACACCGCGCGTCGCGTCGCCCATGCCGGAGACATCACCGGCCGTGAGATCGAGCGAGCGCTTTTGGCGGCGGCGGGCAAGCACCCGCGCATCCGCATGCTCGAGTGGCACATGGGCGTGGACTTGATCACGCTCTCCAGGTTTGGCGGTCCGGATCAATGCGTGGGCGCCTACGTGCTCGACGAGAAGCGCGGAATCGTCGAGACGATCTTGGCGAAGAACACGGTGCTGGCCACCGGCGGCGCGGGCAAGGTCTACCTCTACACGACCAATCCCGACGTCGCGACGGGGGACGGCGTGGCGATGGCGTATCGCGCCGGCGCCGAGATCGCGAACATGGAATTCTACCAATTCCATCCCACCTGCCTGTACCACCCGCAGGCCAAGAGCTTCCTGATCAGCGAGGCGCTCCGCGGCGAGGGGGCCATCTTGCGGCTGCCCGAAAGCGGTGAGGCCTTCATGAAGAAGCACCACGCCATGGCGGATCTCGCGCCCCGCGACGTGGTGGCTCGCGCCATCGACTTCGAGATGAAGCGCACCGGCTCGGACTACGTGGTGCTCGACATCACGCACAAGCCGGCGGACTTCGTGCGTGAGCGGTTTCCGAACATCCACGCCGAGGTCCTCCGCCTGGGTATGGACATGACCCGGGAGGCGATCCCCGTGGTGCCGGCGGCGCACTACATGTGTGGCGGAGTCACGTCCGATCTGCACGGGCGCACCAGCCTGCCGGGACTGTGGGTGGTCGGAGAGTCGTCGTGTACCGGGCTCCACGGCGCCAATCGTCTGGCCAGCAACTCCTTGCTCGAGGGCCTGGTGTTCGGCCGCCGTGCGGCGGCCAAGATGGCGAAGAAGCTGGACGAGCAGCGGGGGCAGCCGACGCCGGACGTGCCGGATTGGCAGATTGGCTCCGCCGTGGCCAGTGACGAGGCCGTGGTCGTAACCCACAACTGGGACGAGCTCCGGCGCTTGATGTGGAACTACGTTGGGATCGTTCGCAGCGACGCGCGCTTGCGCCGAGCGGGGCGCCGCGTTGCCCTGCTGGAAGAGGAGATCCGGGAGTACTACTGGAAGCACCTGGTGACCCGCGATCTGCTCGAGCTGAGGAACATCGCGACGGTGGCGGAGCTCATCATCGCTTCGGCTGCCAGTCGCAAGGAGAGCCGGGGCTTGCACTCCACGCTCGACTACCCCGACACCGCAGCGGAGTGCGCCGAGGACACCGTCATGAAGCGGGGCGTCGCGCCCCACCTCCGCGGTCGGTGATGACGGAGCGACCGCTCGCTTATCCCCTGGTCCTGGTCTGGACGCTGTTCGCCACGGTGCTGCTCTCCGCCACCATGGCGGTGTTGGTCAAGGTGCGGCCGGCCGCACAGCTGGACATGGTGAGCGTGGGGGCGGCGGAGGCGTTCTCCTTCCTGCTCCTCACCTTCGGCATCTTGCGGGTTCACGCTCCCGAGCGCACGGCCATGGATGCTCTGGGCTTGCGCTCGACCCATCCGGGCCTCTCCGCCCTGGGTTTCGCTCTCGGCATGGTGTTGCAGGTGCCGGCGGAATCCCTGCACCAGCTGGTCCTGCGGCACTTTCCCATGTCGGAGCTCGAGCTCGCCAACCGCGCGGCGCTGCTGAGCGCGAGCTCGACGTCGAAGATCGTGGCTTTGGTGGTGGTGGTCACCTGCGTCGCGCCGCTGGTGGAGGAGCTGTTCTTCCGCGGAGCGATGTTCGGCGCCCTGCGCCGGAGCCAGTCCGTGGGCGGCGCTGCCGCGGCCACCGCCGTCGCCTTCATGCTCGGGCACCTGGACGTTCGCAGCTGGCCGGGTCTTCTGGTCGTCGGCGCGGTGCTCGCACACCTACGCGCGGTCAGTGGCTCCCTGTTGCCGTGTCTCGCCCTGCACGTGGGCTTCAACGCGGTGAGCATAGCGGCGCTGCTCACGGGAGTGGTATCCGTGGGGTCGCCAATGCCGATCGGCGCGGCGCTCGCCGTCGGGGGGTGGCTCGTCACCGCCGGTATGGTGTGGGGCGTGCAGGTCGTGGCGAGCGGCAGCGAGGAAGCCGAACGAGCACGTGCGGAGGATGCGACATGAAAGACGGCGGCAAGATCGCGCTGTGCCTGCCCGGCGGCGGCGCAACCGGAGCGATGTATCAGATCGGCGCCCTGGCGGCCCTCGAGGACGGCGTCGAGGGCTTGGAGGAGAACGGTTTCCACGTGTACGTGGGCACGTCCAGCGGGGCGAGCGTCGCTTCACTGCTCGCGGCCGGACGCCCCTCGCAGCGGATCTACCGAGCGTTCCTCGACCCTGCCGACGTGTACTTCCCGCTGGAGCGGAAGCACCTCCTGCGCATGGATCTGGGAGAGTGGCGCCGCACGGGCATCACCATCTGGCACACGCTGCGTCATGGCAGCGCGAGCCTCTTGTCGCGTGGACCCGCGCCATCGCCGGCCAAATTGTGGGAGGAGCTCGACCGCCTGTACGACACCTTGCCCGCGGGCTTCTTCACGCTGGATGCCTACGAGCGCTTCTTGGAGGACTTCTTCGTCCGGCGGGGCATTCCCAACAGCTTTCATCTCATGCCGCGGGCGCTGCGCGTGATGGCGCACGACCTGGACTCGGGAGAGCAGGTGCTGTTCGGCAGCGATGGCTTCGATCACGTGCCGGTCACGCGCGCCTGCATCGCGACGATGGCGATGCCGCCGTTCTTCTCGCCGGTGCGCATAGGCGATCGCCACTACATCGATGCCGGCGCGGCGCAGGTTTCTCACCTGGACGTCGCCATCGCCGAAGGTGCCGAGGTGGTGTTCGTGGTCAACCCCATGGTGCCGGTGCTCGCGGAGACGGTGCCCACCGGTCACGGCAAGAAGAACAGCGTGCGCGACAAGGGCCTGATGTGGGTGATGAACCAGGCGCTGCGCATCAGCATGCACAAGCTGATGATGGAGTCCGTGGCGCGCATTCGAGCCGAGGGCAAGGTGGAGGTCGTGGTGATCGAGCCGGAGCCCACGGACGCGATGCTGTTCATGTACAACCCGGCGAGCTTCGCTGCGCGTCGCATGATCCTCGAGCACGCCTATCGCACGACGCGGGCGCGT
This portion of the Polyangiaceae bacterium genome encodes:
- a CDS encoding electron transfer flavoprotein subunit beta/FixA family protein encodes the protein MKILVPLKRVADPANHNKVKIPPSGDKIDTSGLEWQINPFDLYALETALRLTENGKTPKKREGEVVVITLGPKETETNLRSALATGADRAIRVETTDEALDGRLVALALKKLVEEEKPDLVVMGKQVVDGENNMVGQALAELLGWPMATFAATIKQEADGLLVDREVDGGVAKVRVKYPAIVTVDLRIVAPDSVHSTLTDASFKYPYEEVRFAPLPAIMQAKKKPLAVKNLADLAGGAASTTTYVKFEAPPARKAGVKVKDVQELVEKLASEAKVI
- a CDS encoding patatin-like phospholipase family protein, with the protein product MKDGGKIALCLPGGGATGAMYQIGALAALEDGVEGLEENGFHVYVGTSSGASVASLLAAGRPSQRIYRAFLDPADVYFPLERKHLLRMDLGEWRRTGITIWHTLRHGSASLLSRGPAPSPAKLWEELDRLYDTLPAGFFTLDAYERFLEDFFVRRGIPNSFHLMPRALRVMAHDLDSGEQVLFGSDGFDHVPVTRACIATMAMPPFFSPVRIGDRHYIDAGAAQVSHLDVAIAEGAEVVFVVNPMVPVLAETVPTGHGKKNSVRDKGLMWVMNQALRISMHKLMMESVARIRAEGKVEVVVIEPEPTDAMLFMYNPASFAARRMILEHAYRTTRARIDEWFGDKSPAFERAGWSPRRASV
- a CDS encoding electron transfer flavoprotein subunit alpha/FixB family protein; the protein is MADVLVVAELTEDGKVRKTTHSAITFAKEAGAILGGSFSILVLGAQAKAAAGELAAFGATKVLVCEDASLKDYVAEHYAPTVAEVGKGFGLIVATASSFGKDLMPRVAARLDASYAGDCSGVVAEGGKLTFKRPMFAGNAIGYCQLSTAVQVASCRQSEFDPAAASGGSSPVEDVAKVAAEEAAARIEFVGLETVKSERPELTEAANVVSGGRAIKEKFFEIIEPLADVLGAAIGASRAACDAGYAPGDFQVGQTGKIVAPQLYIAIGISGAIQHIAGMKGSKTIVAINKDPEAPIFQISDYGLVADLFQAVPALTEELKKHKAAKG
- the nadB gene encoding L-aspartate oxidase, yielding MALSTDCLVLGSGIAGLSFALKAAEHGEVTVVTKRARDDSSTAWAQGGIAAVLSPDDSFEQHVRDTLTAGAGMCHDVVVELCVKEGPDAVRWLIETGVEFSRAEDGELDLGREGGHTARRVAHAGDITGREIERALLAAAGKHPRIRMLEWHMGVDLITLSRFGGPDQCVGAYVLDEKRGIVETILAKNTVLATGGAGKVYLYTTNPDVATGDGVAMAYRAGAEIANMEFYQFHPTCLYHPQAKSFLISEALRGEGAILRLPESGEAFMKKHHAMADLAPRDVVARAIDFEMKRTGSDYVVLDITHKPADFVRERFPNIHAEVLRLGMDMTREAIPVVPAAHYMCGGVTSDLHGRTSLPGLWVVGESSCTGLHGANRLASNSLLEGLVFGRRAAAKMAKKLDEQRGQPTPDVPDWQIGSAVASDEAVVVTHNWDELRRLMWNYVGIVRSDARLRRAGRRVALLEEEIREYYWKHLVTRDLLELRNIATVAELIIASAASRKESRGLHSTLDYPDTAAECAEDTVMKRGVAPHLRGR
- a CDS encoding CPBP family intramembrane metalloprotease, yielding MTERPLAYPLVLVWTLFATVLLSATMAVLVKVRPAAQLDMVSVGAAEAFSFLLLTFGILRVHAPERTAMDALGLRSTHPGLSALGFALGMVLQVPAESLHQLVLRHFPMSELELANRAALLSASSTSKIVALVVVVTCVAPLVEELFFRGAMFGALRRSQSVGGAAAATAVAFMLGHLDVRSWPGLLVVGAVLAHLRAVSGSLLPCLALHVGFNAVSIAALLTGVVSVGSPMPIGAALAVGGWLVTAGMVWGVQVVASGSEEAERARAEDAT